In Quercus robur chromosome 11, dhQueRobu3.1, whole genome shotgun sequence, the following proteins share a genomic window:
- the LOC126707452 gene encoding sialyltransferase-like protein 2 isoform X1, with product MLSISLSVSLLLSFSISLSLSVSLSFCCLVSLSLCCSVSLSLCCSCSQSPFHKLIKIHSPMRADPNRVVKWVPRRGTIRAARIASEKLLKRVGAGSSDPLAACSITKKQVEREPVALSNLR from the exons ATGCTTTCAATCTCCCTTTCAGTCTCACTCTTGCTCTCATTCTCCATCTCCCTCTCGCTCTCGGTCTCCCTCTCGTTCTGTTGCTTGGTCTCCCTTTCGCTCTGTTGCTCGGTCTCCCTCTCGCTCTGTTGCTCATGCTCTCAGTCTCCCTTTCACAAG CTTATCAAAATCCATTCTCCCATGCGGGCTGATCCAAACCGTGTTGTAAAATGGGTACCACGCCGTGGCACAATTAGAGCGGCTAGAATTGCATCAGAGAAATTATTGAA GAGGGTTGGAGCAGGGTCTAGTGACCCATTAGCTGCATGTTCAATTACTAAGAAGCAAGTTGAGAGAGAGCCTGTAGCATTGTCAAACCTTAGATAG
- the LOC126707452 gene encoding uncharacterized protein LOC126707452 isoform X2, with translation MLSISLSVSLLLSFSISLSLSVSLSFCCLVSLSLCCSVSLSLCCSCSQSPFHKLIKIHSPMRADPNRVVKWVPRRGTIRAARIASEKLLKVRALKVEQINKLGISGQMMAQNSK, from the exons ATGCTTTCAATCTCCCTTTCAGTCTCACTCTTGCTCTCATTCTCCATCTCCCTCTCGCTCTCGGTCTCCCTCTCGTTCTGTTGCTTGGTCTCCCTTTCGCTCTGTTGCTCGGTCTCCCTCTCGCTCTGTTGCTCATGCTCTCAGTCTCCCTTTCACAAG CTTATCAAAATCCATTCTCCCATGCGGGCTGATCCAAACCGTGTTGTAAAATGGGTACCACGCCGTGGCACAATTAGAGCGGCTAGAATTGCATCAGAGAAATTATTGAA GGTGAGGGCATTGAAGGTGGAACAAATCAACAAGCTTGGGATAAGTGGTCAAATGATGGCACAGAACAGCAAGTAG